A portion of the Opitutales bacterium genome contains these proteins:
- a CDS encoding Fic family protein — protein sequence MILENKLNLTNQVDLAKAEEELSKRKAKQLFDSGNINNIEVGTYQGLADIHTYLFEEIYYFAGKLRKVNIAKGNFRFASVMYLESSLKHIDAMPRSTFDEIIEKYVEMNVAHPFREGNGRATRIWLDLILKKEIKQVIDWNLVDKQDYLSAMERSVVKDVEIKHLLRDALTDQINDRELYMKGIDVSYYYEGYTTFKTEEL from the coding sequence ATGATTTTAGAAAACAAATTAAACCTAACGAACCAAGTTGATCTGGCAAAAGCCGAGGAAGAACTCAGCAAGCGTAAGGCGAAGCAACTTTTTGATTCAGGTAATATTAATAATATTGAGGTTGGAACCTATCAGGGGCTCGCTGACATTCATACTTATCTTTTTGAAGAGATTTACTACTTCGCGGGCAAGTTACGGAAAGTAAACATTGCAAAAGGTAATTTTCGCTTTGCTTCTGTGATGTATCTGGAAAGTTCGTTGAAGCACATTGATGCAATGCCCCGGTCAACCTTCGATGAGATTATTGAAAAATATGTCGAGATGAATGTGGCGCATCCATTCCGCGAGGGAAATGGCCGTGCTACTCGCATCTGGCTTGATTTAATTCTCAAAAAAGAGATCAAGCAAGTGATTGATTGGAACCTTGTTGATAAGCAAGATTACTTATCTGCGATGGAGCGGAGTGTCGTTAAAGACGTTGAGATCAAGCACCTTCTACGGGATGCTCTGACCGATCAAATTAATGACCGAGAACTTTATATGAAAGGTATTGACGTGAGTTATTACTACGAGGGCTACACTACTTTCAAAACCGAAGAACTATAA
- a CDS encoding type II toxin-antitoxin system ParD family antitoxin, with product MNVSLTDKLEDFVNELVEQGRYRSASEVVREGLRLLEIREAQLKSATEGNVEPMEEKKN from the coding sequence ATGAATGTTTCCCTAACCGATAAGCTCGAAGACTTTGTCAACGAACTCGTGGAGCAAGGTCGCTACCGCTCTGCCAGTGAGGTGGTGCGCGAGGGACTTCGCCTGCTTGAAATTCGGGAAGCCCAGCTTAAAAGCGCGACTGAGGGGAATGTCGAACCAATGGAAGAGAAGAAGAATTGA
- a CDS encoding SAM-dependent DNA methyltransferase, whose translation MPAKKKTTKVAEPFEKQLFKAADKLRKNIDAVEYKHVVLGLIFLKYISDAFEEYREKLKAGETDFGDGEYIDLEDRDFYAGAGVFWVPQEARWETIHAVSKQPTIGKVLDTAMDAIERENSSLKGVLPKIYAKENLDQQTLGGLIDLIADTAIGDAAAQSKDLLGRVYEYFLGEFANTEGKKGRQFYTPKSIVRLMVEMIEPYKGRVYDPACGSGGMFVMSEKFVEEHGGGLDDISLYGQESNQTTWKLSRMNLAIRGIDGSGIKWNSEGSFLKDEHRDLKADYIIANPPFNQDEWGVELLQGDARWQYGTPPKGNANYGWIQHMLYHTAPNGICSLVLANGSLSSNQSGEDEIREALVRANLVDCIVALPKQLFYNTGIPACLWFLRRGRTNTETLFIDASSMGYMEDRTHRAFAKEDISKIRDAYLNWRKGNGYEDEKGFSKSANLTDIEKHSFILTPGRYVGVPDEEDDGIPYEEKIASLTSKLTEQIKKEDALNQEIQSQLSKVGIYIKL comes from the coding sequence ATGCCTGCTAAGAAAAAAACAACTAAGGTAGCCGAACCGTTTGAAAAGCAGCTTTTCAAAGCTGCTGACAAGCTGAGGAAGAATATTGATGCTGTCGAATACAAACACGTCGTTCTCGGGCTGATCTTCCTGAAATACATCTCGGATGCTTTCGAGGAGTATCGCGAGAAGCTAAAGGCAGGTGAAACAGACTTTGGTGATGGCGAATACATCGACCTTGAAGACCGTGATTTCTACGCTGGAGCTGGAGTGTTCTGGGTTCCACAGGAGGCTCGTTGGGAAACGATCCATGCCGTTTCTAAGCAGCCTACTATCGGGAAAGTTCTCGATACGGCTATGGATGCCATTGAGCGAGAAAACAGCTCATTAAAAGGCGTTCTGCCGAAAATTTACGCTAAAGAGAACCTCGACCAGCAAACGCTCGGTGGTTTGATAGACTTAATCGCTGATACCGCAATCGGAGATGCTGCCGCCCAAAGTAAAGACCTACTCGGTCGTGTCTATGAGTATTTCCTTGGTGAGTTCGCCAATACCGAAGGTAAGAAAGGACGCCAGTTCTACACGCCAAAGTCTATTGTTCGTCTAATGGTCGAGATGATCGAGCCTTACAAAGGGCGTGTCTACGACCCTGCTTGTGGTTCAGGTGGCATGTTTGTCATGTCCGAAAAGTTCGTGGAAGAACACGGCGGCGGACTGGATGACATTTCCCTCTATGGTCAGGAGAGCAACCAGACCACTTGGAAGCTGTCCCGTATGAATCTTGCCATCCGTGGCATCGACGGCAGCGGGATCAAGTGGAATTCGGAAGGCTCCTTCCTGAAGGATGAGCACCGTGACCTCAAGGCCGACTACATCATTGCCAATCCGCCCTTCAATCAGGACGAATGGGGCGTGGAGTTGCTCCAAGGGGATGCTCGCTGGCAATATGGCACACCGCCCAAGGGCAATGCCAACTATGGCTGGATTCAGCATATGCTCTACCACACTGCACCGAATGGGATTTGCTCTCTGGTGCTGGCGAATGGCTCGCTCTCATCGAACCAATCTGGCGAGGACGAAATTCGTGAAGCCTTGGTTCGGGCAAACTTGGTGGATTGCATTGTCGCTCTGCCTAAGCAGCTTTTCTACAATACTGGCATTCCTGCTTGCCTCTGGTTCTTGCGTCGTGGTCGAACGAATACAGAGACTCTATTTATCGATGCTTCGAGCATGGGCTACATGGAAGACCGCACTCACCGCGCTTTTGCAAAGGAAGACATCTCCAAAATTCGCGACGCCTACTTGAATTGGCGCAAAGGCAATGGCTACGAAGATGAGAAGGGCTTCAGCAAGTCAGCGAATCTCACAGATATTGAGAAGCACAGCTTCATCCTGACACCTGGGCGATACGTCGGTGTTCCTGACGAGGAAGATGACGGTATACCCTATGAAGAAAAAATTGCATCACTCACAAGCAAACTCACGGAGCAGATTAAGAAGGAAGATGCCTTAAATCAGGAAATCCAGAGCCAGCTCTCCAAAGTCGGTATTTATATCAAGTTATAG
- a CDS encoding response regulator, translated as MPEETRNDTMNRHVLIIDDNPSIHEDFKRILDQEQDEAGEALDAAAALLFEEDEGTNGTDEVVTEESFELKHAMGGKEGLALVEKHLETANPISVAFVDMRMPPGWNGLETIERLWASDPRLQIVICSAYSDVSWDTIRRQFGQRDNLLILRKPFEPEEVQQIASSLTQKWDLETNGKTIYTVAPEYPLRLVEVKPKKVTAKALICDGYVSLPNGENRKVFRKDSSDAPTTPTRALTQFVESQENVVEELSEKLAMESGKLDQARTLLASMQRDEVSSLEDLANP; from the coding sequence ATGCCTGAGGAAACCAGAAATGATACCATGAACCGCCATGTCCTCATCATCGATGACAATCCGAGTATCCATGAAGACTTTAAGCGTATACTCGATCAAGAGCAGGACGAAGCTGGTGAAGCGCTTGATGCCGCAGCAGCATTACTTTTCGAAGAAGATGAGGGTACGAATGGAACTGATGAAGTAGTCACAGAAGAGAGTTTTGAACTAAAGCACGCAATGGGCGGTAAAGAGGGCCTTGCTCTAGTCGAAAAGCACTTGGAAACCGCCAACCCAATATCCGTTGCCTTCGTAGACATGAGGATGCCGCCAGGCTGGAATGGTTTAGAAACCATTGAGCGGCTATGGGCATCTGATCCACGTCTTCAAATTGTCATCTGTTCGGCTTACTCCGATGTCAGCTGGGATACTATTCGCCGTCAGTTTGGCCAGCGCGATAACCTCTTGATCCTCCGAAAACCTTTTGAGCCGGAGGAAGTGCAACAAATCGCAAGTTCGCTAACACAGAAATGGGATCTCGAAACGAACGGAAAAACAATCTACACCGTCGCACCCGAATACCCATTGCGCCTAGTCGAAGTGAAGCCCAAAAAAGTGACTGCTAAAGCACTGATTTGTGACGGGTATGTCTCACTCCCCAATGGCGAAAACCGCAAGGTCTTCCGCAAGGATTCGTCAGATGCCCCAACGACCCCGACCCGTGCATTGACTCAATTTGTTGAATCGCAAGAAAATGTCGTCGAGGAGCTCTCGGAAAAACTTGCCATGGAGTCTGGCAAACTCGATCAAGCACGGACGCTGCTCGCGTCGATGCAGCGCGATGAAGTAAGCTCCTTGGAAGATCTAGCAAATCCCTGA
- a CDS encoding HAMP domain-containing histidine kinase: MSDQLKEAYVAEASPSPPGIKLSTRELPEVTRIVTRGSKDGVEHTAEEAIRDLMEEMAVLAEKANTTEMISGIIHNLGNVLNSLNISILMLEDRLSNSKVSGLERLCLMIQEHASESKFLSEHPKGKHIPDYLDKLTQVLKEDIEKSHTEVMELQQYVSHMKELTRVQQNLAKKSNTHRSIEPVEMESVVEEAILLHQHSFNRHSIELVTHFEPGIIAETDKHKLIQVVVNFISNAKEACSRKTQPTRRVILRTWQTPDNMACIEVEDSGTGISPEQFEMLFRHGFTTKKSGHGFGLHSCRKISEELGGYIEAFSEGIGYGARFSVFIPCTPTVHTSHD, from the coding sequence ATGAGCGATCAACTGAAGGAGGCGTACGTGGCTGAGGCTTCTCCTAGCCCACCTGGCATAAAGCTTTCCACCCGTGAGCTTCCAGAGGTCACGCGAATAGTGACTCGAGGTAGCAAAGACGGCGTAGAACATACCGCCGAAGAGGCTATCCGAGATCTGATGGAAGAAATGGCCGTTCTTGCAGAAAAGGCCAACACGACAGAGATGATCAGTGGCATCATCCACAATTTAGGCAATGTCCTCAACAGCCTAAATATATCCATCCTCATGCTCGAAGATCGTCTCTCAAATTCTAAAGTTAGCGGCCTTGAGCGCCTTTGTCTGATGATTCAAGAGCATGCTAGCGAAAGCAAATTTCTTAGCGAGCATCCGAAAGGAAAGCATATACCCGATTATCTAGATAAATTGACTCAAGTGCTGAAAGAGGACATCGAGAAATCTCACACTGAAGTGATGGAACTTCAACAATACGTTTCTCACATGAAAGAGCTGACACGTGTGCAGCAAAATCTAGCGAAAAAGAGCAACACACATAGATCAATTGAACCAGTTGAAATGGAGTCGGTCGTCGAAGAGGCCATCCTGTTACATCAGCATTCTTTTAATCGTCACAGCATTGAACTCGTAACGCACTTTGAACCTGGCATCATCGCCGAGACCGATAAGCACAAGCTCATTCAAGTCGTCGTGAACTTTATCTCAAATGCCAAGGAGGCCTGCTCCAGAAAAACGCAGCCCACCCGGCGAGTCATCCTGCGGACCTGGCAAACTCCCGATAACATGGCCTGCATTGAGGTTGAAGACTCCGGGACTGGCATCAGCCCAGAGCAGTTCGAAATGCTATTTCGACACGGCTTCACAACCAAAAAATCAGGACACGGCTTCGGCTTACACAGCTGCCGCAAAATCTCTGAAGAATTGGGAGGATATATCGAGGCATTCAGCGAAGGAATCGGCTATGGGGCCCGATTTAGCGTGTTCATACCCTGCACCCCAACAGTCCACACGTCCCATGATTGA
- the ilvE gene encoding branched-chain-amino-acid transaminase, which yields MKIYLNNQLVDEKDAKVSVFDHGLLYGDGIFEGIRLYDGCVFLLDEHLERFEYSAKAILLKMPWSRAEIAEAICETCRANDLKDGYIRLVATRGVGTLGLSIHNCVEPQLIIIADKIQLYPVEFYEKGLEIITVPSRRINPAALPPMVKSLNYLNNILAKIECQQLGYHEAIMMNDQGYVAECTGDNIFIVHKGKLYTPETSAGALKGITRDFVMGIAGELGVEVVEGNLTRYDMWCADECFLTGTAAEIVPVTGIDGRPIGDAKPGELTKQFLEKFRSLVSSRGTRI from the coding sequence ATGAAAATCTACTTAAACAATCAGCTCGTCGATGAGAAGGACGCCAAGGTCTCGGTCTTTGACCATGGTCTTTTGTATGGTGACGGGATCTTTGAAGGGATCCGTCTCTATGACGGCTGTGTGTTTCTGCTAGATGAGCACTTGGAGCGCTTTGAATATTCGGCCAAGGCCATCTTGCTCAAGATGCCCTGGAGCAGGGCGGAGATTGCTGAGGCAATCTGTGAGACTTGCCGTGCTAACGATCTGAAAGACGGCTATATACGCCTTGTTGCAACACGGGGTGTGGGAACCTTGGGATTATCGATTCACAACTGCGTCGAGCCACAGCTCATCATCATCGCAGATAAGATACAGCTCTACCCAGTAGAATTTTATGAGAAAGGGCTGGAGATCATCACTGTTCCTTCACGCCGGATAAACCCGGCAGCTTTGCCTCCCATGGTAAAGTCGCTCAATTATCTCAACAATATCTTAGCCAAGATCGAATGTCAGCAGCTTGGTTATCACGAGGCCATAATGATGAATGACCAGGGCTATGTCGCCGAGTGCACGGGGGACAACATTTTCATCGTACATAAAGGTAAACTCTATACTCCTGAAACTAGCGCAGGGGCGCTCAAGGGTATTACGCGTGATTTTGTTATGGGCATTGCTGGCGAACTCGGAGTTGAGGTAGTTGAAGGTAATCTCACGCGATACGACATGTGGTGTGCCGATGAATGCTTCCTCACGGGCACTGCGGCTGAGATCGTACCGGTCACTGGTATTGATGGTCGGCCTATTGGAGATGCCAAACCCGGTGAACTCACTAAGCAGTTCCTCGAGAAGTTTCGCTCACTCGTCAGCAGTCGCGGCACTAGGATTTAA
- a CDS encoding SDR family oxidoreductase encodes MDRQRVLVMGGAGFLGSHLCDRLIEEDYEVICLDNLFTGRKKNIEHLLNDVRFELVRHDVVDPFKFEVDAIYNLACPASPVHYQYNPIKTIKTSVMGAINSLGLAKRLNARILLASTSEIYGDPNIHPQPESYWGNVNTVGPRSCYDEGKRCAETLFNDYHNQNGVDIRIMRIFNTYGPRMHPNDGRVVSNFIVQALKGEDITIFGDGRQTRSFCYVDDLIAGMMQLMKVDGVNEPVNIGNPGEFTMIELAEQILEQTGSSSKLIHKDLPKDDPQQRQPDIKRARDCLGWEPEISLEKGLAPTISYFRKELGID; translated from the coding sequence ATGGATAGGCAACGTGTATTGGTTATGGGTGGAGCCGGCTTCCTTGGAAGCCATTTGTGCGACCGTCTGATTGAGGAGGACTACGAGGTCATCTGCTTGGATAATCTTTTCACTGGCCGTAAGAAGAACATCGAGCATCTGCTCAATGATGTCCGTTTTGAGCTCGTGCGTCATGATGTGGTCGATCCCTTCAAATTTGAGGTCGATGCTATCTACAATCTCGCCTGTCCTGCATCTCCGGTTCATTACCAATACAATCCGATCAAGACCATCAAGACGTCGGTGATGGGAGCGATTAATTCACTGGGTCTGGCCAAGCGTTTGAACGCTCGCATCCTCCTGGCCTCGACTTCGGAAATTTATGGGGACCCTAATATCCATCCTCAGCCGGAAAGCTATTGGGGAAATGTGAACACTGTGGGTCCACGATCATGCTACGATGAGGGCAAACGCTGTGCCGAAACGCTATTCAATGACTACCATAATCAGAACGGTGTCGATATCCGGATCATGCGCATCTTCAACACCTATGGTCCGCGGATGCACCCTAATGATGGCCGTGTGGTGTCTAATTTTATAGTTCAAGCTCTGAAAGGAGAAGATATTACTATTTTCGGAGATGGGCGTCAGACTCGATCATTTTGTTATGTGGATGACCTTATCGCCGGCATGATGCAGCTCATGAAGGTCGATGGGGTCAATGAGCCTGTGAATATCGGCAATCCGGGTGAGTTTACTATGATCGAGCTAGCTGAACAGATTCTAGAGCAGACGGGGTCATCATCGAAGTTGATTCATAAAGATCTTCCCAAAGATGACCCGCAGCAGCGTCAACCAGATATCAAGCGTGCCCGGGATTGCTTGGGGTGGGAACCGGAAATTTCGCTTGAGAAGGGGTTAGCACCTACGATTTCTTATTTCCGGAAGGAATTGGGAATCGATTAA
- a CDS encoding ATP-binding protein, which yields MEESLFIGRMRIVEDLQLELGKPGHAVDANRFLIISGPAQVGKTALIDHIWKLVTSGHQPHLWLRVPTTDSINSGSKAREALTKGMIANRSEHTRIMSTFAREAGRVALSSEDESGGDSSHAETDSSGAATALDVDFSARVARTSEKTRIWVQLLEDYFLFNNLTDADGNFIQNPRITLVLEDVDKADSEYLRWLMKEFLPLVFYESQKKDIRLIITLSDDDFLKTVRTPIGERPITFNLEPFSMGEIQSMLERRGISPEKDTLIFNKTRGLPGEVAKEIQAMVVQKHEAEISSVVAKVFRGKDEEQKLWMLQAACLPFISEESMSIFHREEEAQKIAPFVLKHGQFIDETASRGGYHLGEYYANILREYCQREHPENYAEYASKCQQFKAICQRIPSADMRRWLSYLSVFRYFSLDLIKEVFPDDYRKIQSVVERGRDFIVSSKHNMHVCASVAKDIEKYKKLTSFTIDKAITDRARAVWERKEEAVQDEITSLQNSIELEKKKLERAHQDLSKIADQIDGIKKSAERWRAIRANRVRLSDVRPSGNRLMSAIIIEIIGILTMYFSILFQGSHTIPMSAVALALMIYGLFMPYSQAQRKAIALAHNTTTSNPFETAENQQKNRMLHLRYADLQNQRGLLNSRITKLRKGLREKDELLQEPYIL from the coding sequence ATGGAGGAGTCGCTTTTTATAGGTCGGATGCGCATTGTAGAGGACTTGCAGCTGGAACTGGGCAAGCCTGGCCACGCTGTGGATGCGAATCGTTTTCTCATCATAAGTGGACCAGCTCAGGTAGGCAAGACAGCCCTCATCGATCATATCTGGAAGCTTGTTACTTCAGGGCATCAACCACACTTGTGGTTGCGGGTCCCTACGACTGATTCGATCAATAGTGGGTCTAAAGCACGCGAAGCCCTCACAAAGGGCATGATTGCAAACCGTAGCGAGCACACGCGCATCATGAGTACGTTTGCTCGGGAAGCAGGGCGCGTTGCGTTGTCATCAGAGGATGAGTCTGGCGGCGATAGTTCTCATGCAGAGACCGATTCATCCGGTGCCGCAACTGCACTCGATGTGGATTTTTCTGCTCGGGTGGCGCGAACATCAGAGAAAACACGCATTTGGGTGCAGCTCCTTGAGGACTATTTTCTTTTCAACAATCTCACGGATGCAGATGGCAATTTTATCCAAAATCCGCGCATTACGCTCGTATTAGAGGATGTTGATAAGGCTGATTCAGAATACCTTCGCTGGTTGATGAAGGAATTCTTGCCTCTGGTCTTTTATGAGTCTCAGAAAAAAGACATTCGTCTAATTATCACACTATCGGATGATGATTTCCTGAAGACAGTGCGCACTCCTATCGGGGAGCGACCCATAACCTTCAATCTGGAGCCTTTCTCAATGGGAGAGATCCAGAGCATGCTGGAGCGCCGTGGTATCTCTCCGGAAAAGGATACACTCATATTCAATAAGACTCGAGGCTTGCCGGGAGAGGTCGCCAAGGAAATCCAGGCTATGGTGGTACAGAAACACGAAGCCGAGATCAGTTCGGTGGTTGCGAAAGTGTTTCGTGGAAAGGACGAGGAGCAAAAATTATGGATGCTTCAGGCCGCTTGTCTGCCCTTTATTAGTGAGGAGTCGATGTCCATCTTTCATCGCGAAGAAGAGGCGCAAAAAATTGCACCCTTTGTTCTCAAGCACGGCCAATTTATTGACGAAACCGCGAGTCGGGGCGGTTATCACCTCGGGGAATATTATGCCAATATTTTACGTGAATACTGCCAGCGTGAGCATCCTGAAAATTACGCAGAGTATGCTTCAAAATGCCAGCAATTTAAAGCCATCTGTCAGCGAATCCCCAGTGCTGATATGCGGCGATGGTTATCTTATTTGAGCGTATTTCGATATTTTAGCTTAGACTTAATTAAAGAGGTGTTCCCCGATGATTATCGAAAAATCCAATCAGTAGTCGAACGCGGTAGGGATTTTATCGTTTCTTCTAAGCACAATATGCATGTGTGTGCTTCCGTTGCAAAAGACATCGAGAAATATAAAAAGTTAACGAGTTTCACAATCGACAAAGCTATTACAGACCGTGCACGTGCGGTGTGGGAGAGGAAAGAGGAGGCGGTTCAAGATGAGATTACTAGCCTGCAAAACTCGATTGAGCTCGAGAAAAAGAAACTTGAACGTGCCCATCAGGATCTTTCGAAAATCGCAGATCAGATAGATGGCATCAAAAAAAGTGCCGAGCGTTGGCGGGCCATAAGAGCGAATCGGGTACGCCTCAGTGATGTCCGACCCAGTGGAAATCGTCTGATGTCGGCGATCATCATCGAGATCATTGGCATTCTCACTATGTATTTTAGTATTTTGTTTCAGGGCAGTCATACCATACCGATGTCCGCAGTGGCTTTGGCACTTATGATATACGGCTTATTTATGCCATATTCCCAGGCGCAGCGCAAAGCGATAGCGTTAGCGCACAATACAACGACCTCGAACCCTTTTGAGACAGCAGAGAACCAGCAAAAGAATCGAATGCTACATCTTCGCTATGCTGATCTCCAAAACCAGCGTGGATTACTCAACTCGCGAATAACTAAATTGCGCAAAGGCCTTCGTGAGAAGGATGAGCTCTTACAGGAGCCGTATATTCTTTAG
- the deoC gene encoding deoxyribose-phosphate aldolase has translation MNLSRYLDAAVLKPEMTRDDARVAIQTCVDHTARTACVRPWDIALAKDLCAGSETDVCVVLAFPHGATLSASKADEAARYIDLGVAEIDMVVNFGLVRSGDWGGVAEDIEAVSSVTRDAGVPLKVIFETFFLQEAEIIRATEVSITAGADWVKTSTGFAGGGATVEAISAMLMAADGRIQVKASGGIRTAEQAQAYIDMGVTRLGVGYSSCAALCNGESTSEVY, from the coding sequence ATGAATCTTTCTCGCTATCTGGATGCTGCGGTATTGAAGCCGGAAATGACGCGTGACGACGCGCGCGTTGCGATACAAACCTGCGTCGATCACACGGCCCGGACTGCCTGCGTGCGTCCTTGGGATATCGCCCTGGCTAAGGACCTATGCGCTGGAAGCGAAACGGATGTATGTGTCGTACTCGCCTTTCCGCATGGAGCGACCCTGAGTGCGAGTAAGGCTGATGAAGCCGCGCGTTACATTGACTTGGGGGTCGCTGAGATCGACATGGTCGTCAATTTTGGCCTGGTGAGATCGGGAGATTGGGGTGGTGTTGCCGAGGACATCGAGGCGGTCTCGTCGGTAACCCGGGATGCGGGTGTCCCTCTTAAAGTAATTTTCGAGACGTTTTTTCTCCAGGAAGCTGAAATTATACGAGCGACCGAGGTTAGCATTACTGCCGGTGCGGATTGGGTAAAGACCTCAACAGGATTCGCTGGGGGTGGGGCAACGGTTGAAGCGATTTCGGCTATGCTTATGGCCGCTGACGGCCGCATACAGGTAAAAGCGTCCGGGGGCATTCGCACTGCGGAGCAGGCTCAAGCGTACATCGACATGGGCGTAACTCGTCTGGGAGTAGGCTATAGTTCATGCGCGGCTCTCTGTAATGGCGAGTCGACTAGCGAAGTGTACTGA
- a CDS encoding virulence RhuM family protein, whose product MPDNNEIILYTTIDGLTRLECRFDSETLWLSLNQIAELFDRDKSVISKHLKNIFEDAELERDSVVAKHATTAADGKSYQVDFYNLEAIFAVGYRVRSPRGAQFRNWATKILKEYMTQGAALDDERLKNPDSSPLFERILARIRDIRSSEKVFWRKVCDIFATSIDYDGKAETAQDFFKQVQNKMHWAAHGNTAAEVIYKRVDADKPHLGLTNYQGNEPTKQEVETAKNYLNEAELNLLNRIVTAYLEFAELQALQRKPMRMTDWAVKLDDFLKLGGNDLLTHAGEISAQQAKEKAHLEYDRFRKVIDVNVSQVDRDLEAVLKKLPKPPSKGG is encoded by the coding sequence ATGCCCGACAATAACGAGATCATTCTTTATACGACTATCGACGGGCTGACGCGCTTGGAGTGTCGCTTCGACTCCGAGACCCTTTGGCTGTCGCTAAATCAGATCGCCGAACTCTTCGATAGAGACAAATCGGTCATCTCCAAGCACCTCAAAAACATCTTTGAAGACGCTGAACTGGAGCGCGATTCAGTTGTTGCAAAACATGCAACAACTGCCGCCGACGGGAAAAGCTATCAAGTAGACTTCTATAATTTAGAAGCCATTTTTGCGGTAGGCTATCGCGTGCGTTCGCCCAGAGGGGCTCAATTCCGCAATTGGGCCACAAAGATCCTCAAAGAGTATATGACACAAGGCGCAGCATTGGACGACGAACGCCTCAAAAACCCAGACAGTAGCCCACTCTTCGAGCGCATTCTTGCTCGCATCCGAGACATCCGCTCATCGGAGAAAGTCTTTTGGCGCAAGGTCTGCGATATCTTTGCAACAAGCATAGATTACGATGGAAAGGCAGAGACTGCACAGGATTTCTTTAAACAGGTGCAGAACAAAATGCACTGGGCAGCGCACGGTAACACTGCCGCCGAGGTCATCTACAAACGAGTTGATGCAGATAAACCACACCTAGGGCTGACCAATTACCAAGGCAACGAGCCCACCAAGCAAGAAGTCGAAACAGCCAAAAACTACCTAAACGAAGCAGAGCTCAACTTACTCAACCGCATCGTCACCGCTTATCTGGAATTTGCAGAGCTACAGGCTCTACAGCGCAAGCCCATGCGGATGACGGATTGGGCAGTCAAACTAGATGACTTCCTCAAGCTTGGAGGGAATGACCTGCTCACCCACGCCGGAGAAATTTCAGCCCAACAAGCCAAGGAGAAAGCGCACTTGGAGTATGACAGATTCCGCAAAGTCATCGACGTTAACGTCTCGCAAGTAGACAGGGACTTGGAAGCTGTGCTCAAAAAACTGCCCAAACCACCATCGAAAGGCGGTTAA